The Triticum urartu cultivar G1812 chromosome 5, Tu2.1, whole genome shotgun sequence genome contains the following window.
GCCGGCGATTTTCGGCGTCCTGGGGGTGCGACTGTgccgttttttcggcgccggcgccgaaaaagtgGCCTGGGGGGCCTATTAGAaacgcggctggagatgccctaaggtACCCTATCGAACAATTTGCCGGAAAAATACTCCGATAACAACCCAGAAACCAACAGAATCAATCCAGCGGGGTTAGCTGGATAGAACCATCTCATGTGTGATCGTTCAGCACAACGTCTAGCTAATGATTTTAGCTACCGATGTCTCAGTGAGGGTAGGCATGCAAAAACTCTACGCTGGATAGCTACCTGACTAAACATCCGCCTCCAATTTTGAGCTTATGATGTTTCAGATAAAGTAGCCAAACATTTCGGCGACTTTCCGGACAGTTCGACTTGCACATGAAATGTTTATTTTCACTATTTCTTTTCGCACCAAAGTATAAGGTTTGGTTAGGCTTATTTTGATTTGGACTTTTTTGGGTATGAATGGAATGGAATGATTATTTTGAGCTAAGCAAATATTTCGCGAAACCCTTTGATCCTCTCTTAGTAGTGAGGATCCCTATAACTCAAGAATAAAGTGAAAAGCTTGGCTTCTCGTCGTTGTTGCACATTTCTTGAGTCATAATCATTTTGGGGGTCTATGATCCACACACGAATTACCATAGGGACTAAAACATGTGTATTAACTTAGCAAACATCATTAGTCTCCTATAAATATATTGTCATCAATATCAAAATATGATTAAGGGCGTGAGTGCACTTTAAATTGTGCCAACTATCTGCACCATGGAAAAAAATTACAGCGTCCATCTATGCTTGCACTTGCAACTCAATCTCTTTATTTTCATGCAAGTTATCTCATTTTTGGTGCTAtacttgtcatgcttgcttgaattgaaATATGATCAACTAGCCTCCCTTGCTCTAAAATTGTGAAACCTAAAACTAGGTAGATTTTTTGTGATAGGTCTATCGACCGTCCCTGTAAACCATATCCATGATCTCCCACACTTGTGCAAGTAGTTTATTTCCACCGCTTTGCTCTTTGTACACTTGCATGTGTTGAAAGTCTTAGGGAACGGCTAGTTAAACTTAAAATTACCAAGAACTTAAAGTTGGGAAAAAGTTCCTCAAGGTTGTGGTTGTAGTCTATTCACCCTCATCCCTTCTAGACATACTAAATGATCCTACAACCAGGCCTTGTATAATCTCGTGATTCTTCACAACTTGAAGGCTCTCAAGAGACTCATAACCATCTAGGAGGTGCACACTTCAAGAGTACGAGCAAAGTAAATTCATTTTGATATTTCCTTAAAAGATCTTAATCAACTCTCTCATGAAACCATGGGATCTCTCTCACACAAATATAGGTTTGACACAAAGAGAGATGGAGCGCAAAGAAGATGTTCAAGCAAAGGAGGAGCTTGTCCATCAAACTCTCAAAGTTCTACTCCCAAATATATTCACTAAGGCTCTCAAGGTTTGTTCCAAAATATGGAGTGTGGGGGTCTATTCATAGAGAAAGCAAAAATCAAACAGTCGCACAGGAAAATGAAACTAGCCCGTAAGTCTCAATAGTTTTCCACAGTATTGTCAGACAAATTCAAATGTGAATGGTATGGCGGGAAGACAAACATTCCCCGAAGTGTGTGGTACTTGGACGTACTGGGTTTTATAGTAAGCATATCAAAGATCCGAATACATAGAGGTACTAGAAACAAAAAGGTCAAAAATACCAGGCACAAGGGAGCTTGTTCCTGTGATACCAGGCACAACAAAAAGGTCAAAGATACCAGGCATAAAGATTCTCGGAGGTTCTGGGGGTCAACAAAGCAAGCCCCGAAATGAAATCAGTGCATAAACAGCTAAGTCTCGACTCGAGGATAACATATAGAATGTGCTTAGGAGTACTAGACTTATATTGAGAACGAGGGCCGTAGCAAACCGAGAAGTGCTCGGAAATATCAAAAATGTTAGCCTCGGAGGTACCGAAGCTAACAAAAATGATCTTGGCTGAACCAAAGCTTGGTGGCATCGGAGAAAAATCTCGTTCCGAAGCAAACATAGAGAAGTAGGTTCACTGAAGACCATCACTCATTCCAGTCAGTAGTACCAGGTAGGAATAGTTGGGGATTTAGTGGAGTGCAAGATTTAGTGGAAGGAGTGGAATAGTGGAAATTAGGAAATTCTCAAAAGTATCAGGAGTGCTGGATTTAGTGGAAGGGGTGGGCTAGTTGGGGATTTGATTTTGGATACTGAGATAGTGTTCATTCATAATTAATTTGCAACTAAAcactaaacactcttatatttctttacagagggagtataaagTTAATATTCCGTTCTTCAGATTCAGGCTCAGtcgttttttgttttgttttgggtCAAAATTTGGGGTTTCATCACAGAAGCAAAAAATAGTCCATAATAAAATCTGAAAAAATAAATGAAAACTCTTATCGTCCCGTCGCAATAGGCCAAGCCGTCCATCCCAACAAATCCCTGCCTCGTTATCTTCCACTCTCTCGTCCCTTAGATCGGTTTTCTTTGGGAAACCGGATAAGACCAAACGAAAAATCTGTTTGTTTGGGCTCGGTCATTGGTTTGGACAGAGACAGAGTTCTGTTCTCTCATTGGCAAACACGGATTTCCCAAAAACCCAAAGTACAATCACTGAAGCACACACATACGCACGTTTACATGCACAGGACTACATGCAAATTCTTCCTCTTTTATTCTGCCACCCTTGTTTTATTGCAATCCGATGCCTACGAAGGCTCTATACtactattacaagaacatgatccgGGGGGCCACGAAGCACTGTCATGTTACACACCCAATAGAGATTCCCTGGCATGTTCGTTTCTTGCACATTTGTCAGATCTCACTGAAGGAACTGATAGTCCGGAAGCCATGATTCGCAGGAAGCGGTGCGTTCCCCGGGCGAATGGAGATTATTACCTCGAAACCTGAAGATATACAATAAAAATCAAAGTTTACTCCTAATAGATAAGATATTTCAACATATACAATAAAATCGATGTTTACTCCTTAATGAATACTCCTTCCGTTCACTATTATAAGACGTTTTTGGATATTTCAATTTGGACTACATACGGATTGAAACgagtgaacaaacacactaagTGCGCCTATATACATCTGATTTAGAAAAAAGTTATAACATCTTATAATAGTGAACGGAGGAAGTGCTATCTTAGCCAGTGAGTGCGCACACACGCCAGGAAAGTGTGAACACTCCAGAAGACAAAACTATGATTTGTCCACAAATATCCTAGTATTGCGGAGTGGAACTAGCCTAGACATACCTGCACTCTTTGCGGCAACGGCTTCTTGCAACACATCTGTGATGAATAAGATTTGAGACGGATTGTCCACCCCAAGTGATTGCGAGATCTCAAAATAACTCCTTGCTTCTCTTTTGTTTCTGTGTACGAGTGAGAGAGAATCGTAATTCCATATTCACTTTTGAAAGGACAAATAGAACAAGAAATCGAAAGCTTACCCGGTTGTGGTGTCGAAAAAACCACACAGAAATTGCCGCAGATCACCATAAGATGTATGTCCAAATAGTAGCCTCTGTGCCTCTCTACTGCCACTTGAGTATATGTAAACCTGTTGGAAAGCATATATAATCTTTTATCAAGTGATTGGACACTTACACAGGAATACATACACAAGACAAAATATACTTGAAACTACAATCCTAGCTCTATTTTAGCTAACATTCACATTCTAAGATCACGTCACATGACTAAACTAACATATAGTTATTACTACATGTATCACTATTTCATCTTCACTCCTTTTTACTTTATTCTCTTTTAAGTATAACAGAGCTCGGTACATCTACCATGTTCAACTAATACAAATATAGATTCTTCTGTTCTATTAGAAAACCATTTCCCTGTGCTTCTCCATGCTTCACTACATTTAGGTGGACTTTTGACAACCTAACAGCTGAAAAAAAAATGATTTCTCAGTATGGTGAAGGACTGAGGATTCCGTAGCATCATTCTGCTTTATTCAAACTGATATTGCTTACATGCATCAGTCCTTCTGCGCATGAAAGTACAACAGACGAACCGTGGAGCAAATGTTTGATGACCATCTCAATGGTTGGGCACGTTGCGAAAGTACACTATTTTTCTGTGAATGATTTACAGAGTTCTGGCATGGCCATTGTTCTTGATACTTTAGCTCAGGAGTCAACTTTCTGACCTAAATCACTCAGTTATGAAGTATGAAAAATAAACACATCCGATGACAATCCAGTTTTATGCCTCAAAAGCCTAGTTCACATTTCAGAAGAGTTTGACCAAATGGATACATACCTTCATACCCTGAGATTGCCAGTTCTTCAGTGCCTCGGGAACATCCTCAAAAACAACTCCTTTCAGTTCTTTCCTTTCAAACCCAGTCCTCCATATATGTCCCTGGAATTAGCCAATAGAAGATAGCTCCATCAAATGAAAAGATATATGTTTCCAGCACTGGAATGGAATATGAAAGGTACCTGAAGTTGTTTCAATGATGTAATCTTCCGGTCTGCTTTGATCATTGCTTCAACATTAGCGACTAAAGAACTGATAACCTCTTCTTTGCCAGCATCATCCGGTGCAACTGGAGTAGCCCCAACAACTCCAATTTTCAGGTCTTCTTCGACCTGAATAATTGGTCACTAGTCTGTTAGAACTCGAGTAAAACAAACTAATTTGTGCAAGGAAATCAAATATTATATGCTAGTACTATCAAGTTTGATTTTTGGATGCTCCAAGAGCTAGCTTCACAGGACATCGTTAAATTCCTTTACCATAACTTACTTGGATGCGTAAAAGTTTGATGTCTTCTTTGGTTTCCTCGGAATCGTATGTAGAAGTCAGATGCTTCCGCACATTATCACGGGCATAAGGAAACATAACATCAGTCACAAATGATATTGGTGTTGTTGTTCCTTCGATGTCAAGTACAACACAATGCTGCAATGAACAGTGTGAGTACAGGTATtcaagaaaaacatcaaacaGTTGGGTTGCCCGGACACAGCAACCACAAACCAGTTAAGGAAACACACAAGTAATAATATACTGTATAAGTTGCAAGGATGTTACTTATTGCAGAAGTTGTCCCATGTATTTTTTCAAGTGATTGAATTAATTTAAATTATGTAATTTGAGTTAAGTCCCGATACTGGAAACAAAATTGATAGGGATGTGCTATGGATTCTGCATTTTTATGTGATTGTTCCCAGATATTTTGGAGTTCAATTCATGTTTTTCTCAACCATTCGCGTTTTGCAGGACTTGAGAAActtctttttttgttttgttttgcaaAATAGAGCCCCCGTGGCATTGTCCAATGCGCTAGCGAGCTGGTGAGATCCGGGTAGGACCTGCGATGAATCACTATTTGCACCATTGGGACTCAGGTGTGCATTTTCATACTATTAGGACACACTTTGAATACTTTTAGGCCTCCAGTGGATTTTACTCTTGAAGAAATCTGACAAAGATGATACAGTCACATGTCAAAGAAAGAGAACTATGAGACTGGGCTGTAGCTTGGGCTAGATGATGGCTGGTTGCTTGAGTGGTTCAAGTTGGAGGACAAAAGAACTAGTTGGGAAAAATACGAACTGACTCCACAAATTCTTGATAAAATTCATACAAGCCAGAAGTAATGTGCAGAACCCAAATAAATATCTCCAGGGCATTATTCAGATTGGAAATATTCCAATATATGGATTCAACTAAAATTACATAATTCAAATTAAGTCAAACACTTTGAATTTGTTCAATAATATATATGGGACTATTTTGCAGTAAGTAGCATCCTGCAACTGAAAAATAAAAAATCAGAGAAAAACAGGATTTACAACCGCTGTTGTCCATGATACAATGATCTACGAGTACTACAAAAGGAGTGAATTCACAAATTAATGGGAAAAAAGAACTGACCTTTGATGATTTGGCTGTATGACATCCATTAGGAACCCCAAGACTTGCAACACTACGCAATCTTTTGGCACTGTTTATTGGACCATGCTCAGGAGTTGTCCAGTCAATCCCTAACTGATACATCTTCATGGCAGCATCAAGAAGATAATGATAGCATTCAGCCTGAAAAGCAAGGCCATAGAAAGTACTGAATATCTGCCCTCGCATAAATTCCAGGAAGCATAAGAATCATTCCTCAACACAGCACACTAAAACTATGTCACATGACTCATAAAAAAGAGGAATAAACTATCCCTCTGCTACTATAGAGGGCTACACTGGAGAATTTATTTGAGTTCTGCATATGTATAATCTAGATTGGATAAAACATATTGTTGACTAAATTTCAGAAAGTTTGGATGCAAATCATTAAATGACCTTTAAAAGTAAGAGAAGGGTAGCGTGTGGACATAGATCATAGATCTAAGAAATTATACCAAACGAACTGATAACTTAAAAAAAGACGAAGAGACAATGAGAGGAGATGAATAAGCACCCACACCTGATACCTGATACAGAAACCTAAGTCATGGAAATAAAGCATACCTGTGTCTTGGCATTGATCCAGGAGTCACCCCACACATAAATTCCATGGTTCCGTACCAGGACAGCAGTTGCCTTAGGGTATGCTGCGATCTGTAATAACTTAATGTCAAGTGCTGCTAGATCCAACCATGTTTCTTATAGACTAATCTCGTTGTAACTAATATTTTTTGCTATCCATGATACAAAGGAATAACCGTGCCCTTTAATCAGCTTGATTATAGGGTAGTGACTAAATGATCAGATGAATGAGATGATGCTATTGATTATTTTGCTGCCTACAACATTGCCTGATCCCAATCCTGGAACCATCTTATTTATCAGTACAATTCAAGAGAACAATAAAACTAAATACTAATAGAAGGTTGTATTTGCACCCATAGACTGGATATCAAGGAATCTGAAATGATGGAAACTTGAAACAAAGGACACTAGTAGCATACCGCTTCAGCTAGAGAGTCTGTGAGCTCATACTCATAAGGAGTATTTTCAATTATGGGAATCACCAATTCATCGGTGTACCCATGACCTTTGATTCC
Protein-coding sequences here:
- the LOC125508603 gene encoding probable bifunctional methylthioribulose-1-phosphate dehydratase/enolase-phosphatase E1 translates to MSTGGAESAAAEAMASEAYLAGDAVREARELVAELCRHFYLQGWVTGTGGSITVKANDPTVPLAQQLIVMSPSGVQKERMAAEDMYVMSAEGKVISAPVAKPWPHKHPKCSDCAPLFMKSYLMRGAGAVIHSHGMETCMATMLNPGAKEFRMTHMEMIKGIKGHGYTDELVIPIIENTPYEYELTDSLAEAIAAYPKATAVLVRNHGIYVWGDSWINAKTQAECYHYLLDAAMKMYQLGIDWTTPEHGPINSAKRLRSVASLGVPNGCHTAKSSKHCVVLDIEGTTTPISFVTDVMFPYARDNVRKHLTSTYDSEETKEDIKLLRIQVEEDLKIGVVGATPVAPDDAGKEEVISSLVANVEAMIKADRKITSLKQLQGHIWRTGFERKELKGVVFEDVPEALKNWQSQGMKVYIYSSGSREAQRLLFGHTSYGDLRQFLCGFFDTTTGNKREARSYFEISQSLGVDNPSQILFITDVLQEAVAAKSAGFEVIISIRPGNAPLPANHGFRTISSFSEI